catcacatttttttgaaaggGGGAGTTGATTGGCATGTTACACGTACACCTATCAAACACCATACAACACAATATAGAATTTGTGCTTTTTCAAGGCAACAATGTATTATGTGTCATATTTCACTAAAAAAGCAATAGGAAGTATTATAGTGTGACTTAACTTTATGACATAGAACCTGAGTCAAGGTTAAAGATGATAATCATAAGGCTCATAATCATTGAATGACTGTGTACATGTGCTGAATGGACATATTTACTACCCACATAAGGGTATgatgacacagagagacacactaacacatacGCGCGCACATTCCCATGGCTTTATGGTCTTAAATGGGTCTTAAATTGGATTATGTGGGCTTTGAGACCCCAGCATTAGTGTGTTACTGGCTGATACCTACGGtccacacctctctctctcgttctccaTTTGTGTGCACAGAATACAAGACTCAACAGAGTTAATTCTTTCAAACACCGGCGAACAATTGAATCCTGGAGGTTATGTGCCCCagcatttacacatttttacatagGTCTATGTGGGGACTTAGCTCTATCAATGGACTTTTTCCAAATGGAACATATGAAGTCATGCTCATTCTAAACATACATTTCATACTGTACCTCCAGATGGagctttaatttaatatttttggggTTAAGGAGAGTGAATGGGCTCTAAACATGGCTGATGAAGGTCTCGTCATCATTATATAATGTTTAAGTGACGTACAGAATGTCTCTAAATATGAGGCATTTGGCCTAGATTTGCAATTATGAGTAACTTGAAAGTATTTGGTACTGATACTCATAAGTCAGTGTTTGCTTCTCTATCTCTCAGGTGCTGCAGTATCTGAACTTCTCTTGTGTATGTTTATGCTTTGTATGACTTTCATGCCTGGCTAACTTCTATTGTCTGTCTCGCTTTGTCCTTGTCTGTATCTTTCTTATCTCTTGACCCGTCCATCCAGCCATGCAGCAGGTGTTAGATAATCTGGGTGAGCTGCCCACGTCCACGGGCGCCAAAGACATCGACCTGCTCTTCCTGCGCGGCATCATGGAAAGTCCCACTGTACGCTCCCTGGATAAGGTAGCACACAAACATAGCTCGGGGTGAGCAGCAGCGAGCAGACTAACCGCTAGCCACCTCCGAGCCCCCCACCCCCGCACCctatccccccacccccacccgcCTTGCCCTCACTCTGCACCCAGCAGTGCTTTGCTCGCTGGGACTGAGGTGCTAAAGTACAGCCGGCTTTGACTAACAGAGTGGTCTCTGCATCTGCACACAGACGAATTGCACAAACGCATACATACTGTCTGATATAATTTCACGCAactacactttttttgtattgcaaGATATCTGCACACAAACTGTTTGCTCTAACACATCTTCTCTGCTGTAGCAAGCCTAGTGAGCAGTGAGTTCACTAGGAGGACAGCTGTAGTTGCTCTTACCTGTATGTAGAGTCCAATATAATGTCCGCAATCACTACTACACTATAAAATCcagattcattcatttatccACGCATTCAAATAAATACTAACATAACACACAGAGTCAACTACCAACTATCCACAGCTACCTTCCATGagcctctctgtctcccccagGCACACGAACAGCTGGAGGAAGTGAAGCTGGAGGCGGTGCAGGACAACAATGTGGAACTGGTGACTGAGATTCTGGGAGACATCAACAATCTCAAGATGAAAGACGACAGTGCGGCCGAATTGTCCAGGATCCTCCAGGAACCACACTTCCAGGTGAGacggggtggggtggggggggggggaggttggTATTGTAATTTATAGGTGTCAATTGACACTAATTTGAACCACtttttatcagaatcagaaaggtCATAATCACATGGGTTTCTGACCTTCCTGGTTCAGATAttatatcagattttttaaccagtgattgacattttaaatgtttattttaatgctcACTGTTGACAATAATTTGACCTATAGCCACCTCACAAAGgctttttaaattgataaatttaaataatttaaattggatttttttagGCCCAAATTAATGCCAGAATGCTGTAACATgtcactgtgtgtatatgtgaagGAGAGATTATTCTTGATATTTTTCCCATTCAAAGGTTTAACCTCAGCCTAGAATTGTAATGTTTTGACTGTAGTCACAGTAGCACAGAGCTGATGTTTTGAATCCAGTCCTCCTGCATCAATAAACACGAACCTTTATCCTTGGCCCTACCAGGGACTTTACACAGGCTCGACCAATAGGAGTTAGACTTCTGAGCAAAGTCTCTGCACCAATCAGAGCCCTTTGTACTGTAAGCTGAAGGATTAGACCCTGATGACCTACTGAGAGTAGAGAGACAGGAAGGGACGGGTAACAGATATTACATCAACCATTGCGTGTGAGGGCACAGACTTGCTTTCTTCACCAATCAATTTGTCTAATTGttgcaaaaatattaaaagtagcACTGGTAGCATCTAAAAAAATGGGTTTGGATGAAAGTTGATGGATGGATAGTCAGCCAACCAAGAATTAATTGATTAGATTTTGGTGGTAACCCATATTTGGGATTTGAGCCACTAGACgattatttgtaattatttttaccTCAAATAAAGGCACATTTAGGATTTCCAATTTAGTGTTTAAACAGCTTGATGCTGCAGCATTGCAAATTAGAAAATGACTCATGTTGGTAAAAGCTTCTGGTCTTCTGTCTGCCCTTGATGTGACTCTGTTACTGCTTTAATCCCACTATACCATTCTACCATCTCTCCATATATTCCACATTATACAGCTATAGtcccatttttgttttctgacatcAAGTAGCAGTTTTTGTTGATCATTTACAGCGAGCTTATGTAACTTACACTTAACAGTAGGCTATACACTGTGGCCACAAGTTACTATTACAGGATAATGCTAAAATGTAGCATAATAGTATCATAAATGGAAAAGAGTCTTAAGGTCAACAAACTCAGCCAGTATTGGTACTTATACAGCAACATCTTACTAAAGCTTGCTTACGTTAGCCACCATAGGGTAATGGTAACCCCAGACCAAGTAATGTTGTAGCAGCAAAACCACTGAGTGTGTTGAATTGAACAAGGGTGcgttttattaaaacaattttttttcacgATTACTTACTCTCaatttgtttcctttctttcagTCTCTTTTGGAAGCACATGACATGGTGGCCTCTAAGTGCTACGAAATCCCGCCCCCAACTGAGACGACCAATGATGCTGCAGTAAACAGCGCTCTGATGCAGGCGGATGCTGTACGCATGATTGGCATCCGAAAGAAGGCCGGAGAGCCGCTGGTGAGtgaaaaattgtgtgtgtgtgtgtgtgtgtgtgtgtgtgtgtgtgagtatgtgtgtggatgtgcatgtgtgtgtgcagtcagtTATCAGAGGATTGACATCACCCTTTTCCCTCAGGGCGTGACATTTCGTGTGGAGAAAGACGACCTTGTCATTGCTAGAATCCTTCACGGTGGCATGATTGACAGGCAGGGTCTGCTCCATGTGGGTGACATTATAAAGGAAGTGAACGGGAAGGACGTCGGCAACAACCCTACCGAGCTGCAGGAGATGCTCAAAGACTGCAGCGGAGGGATCACATTGAAAATACTCCCGAGCTACCGAGATGCTCCCGCACCTCCGCAGgtaaatgcacacacacgcagaaatcTCGAATGAGATGATAATGTAAACACAAGCAGCACCTACACTTATGTAATGAGTGGCAGAGGTTGGGCAGTAGTACAGGGCTGGTGATCTGTCTTACGGCACTCCTTCAATCTTCTGCACAGGAATGTGAACCCTGGGAGCCCTATTAATAACACTCCACATGCCATCTGGGTCACACTAGCTGTTTCTGTCTcttgcacacgcacgcacgcacgcacgcacacgcacacacacacacacacaaaacatagaGGTATTGTGCATCCTGAACAAATAAGACGTTAACTTGGAAATGCTCATAAGGCTTAAATTGAACTGAAAGAGCAGTAAAAATGAATGAGACATAATGCAAAATCCCATTCTGCACTGTGGCTCGGGGGACGCTGCACAGTATATTTTACTGGCTTGTTTTATTGCTTCCTCTGGCTGCTTGTTTAATCGAATACATCAGCCAGAGCACTTACCCCTCCTGGCAAAAGCCTCCACGGTTGGCGCAGCATAAACAGCTGTGGCGGGTGCAGTGTGGTATATCGGACATAATGGGTGTGTGAATAAGATCACAACCCTTTTTATTCTAAGCGAgccaatgaaaatgtattaattccCGCTGCACTCAAAACCGTGCATGTATTTGTCACAGGTGTACGTGCGGCCGTACTTTGACTACAACCCAGCAAATGACAACCTGATCCCTTGCCGAGAGGCAGGGATGGCCTTCAAGAAAGGCGACCTTCTTCAGATTGTCAACAGGGAGGATCCCAACTGGTGGCAGGTGAGCTTTCCTCCATCTATAACCTTTAGAGTGTCTGTCATTTAAAATCTCAACATTTCAAGACTTAACTGTGACCCGGTCTGTAATCTATGCCAGGCATGCCATGTGGTTGCTGGGGCCACGGGACTGATACCCAGTCAGTTCTtggaagagaaaaggaaagctttTGTCCCTCGAGACTTTGATGGAACAGGTATGTTAGTGTGCGCGTGCCTCAGTGGTGTTGATACCTGACCTTTGAATAAAAACTGTCAATAGAGTTAAAACATCtacaacaacaaatgtttctttagaaatactGATATTGAAAAGATGGATTGACATAAAGTTTGTCAACTGGTTTGGTGTCAAACCTCGGTCACTTCTCTATTTCTTTTACCACCGACGGCCGGGGGAGTCAATGTGAAAATGGTCCACGCCTGCCCCCGTCTGGCCAAATGCTGTAATAGCAATGACCTGCAAGCGCAATAATGTGTCTCGCTTTGTAGGGATCCTTTGTGGAACCATAgctggaaagaagaagaagaagatgatgtaCCTGACAGCCAAGAATGCAGGTCAGAAGACTTTTCATGCTGTAGGTGTTGTTGTCTTTagtatctttttcttttattggctAATAATTATGCATGTGTTTAAACAGAGTTTGACAGACATGAGCTGCAGATTTATGAGGAAGTGGCAAAGGTGCCAGCATTCCAGAGAAAGACGCTGGTTCTGATTGGTGCTCAGGGTGTGGGCCGACGCAGCCTGAAGAACCGGCTGATGGTCCTCCAACCCACGCGTTTTGGCACCACTATACCATGTAGGTCATGCTATTGCctgtattttttaattctgtagGACACAAAAACTTTAGCTTTTACAAACAATCAAGCATTTAACCGAGGTGTTTCTTAGACACTTCACGGCGGCCCCGTGACGATGAGCTGGACGGCAACTCCTATCACTTCACTACAAGGACAGAGATGGAGGGGGAAGTGAAGGCCGGCCGGTTCCTGGAGCACGGCGAGTACGACGGCAACCTGTACGGCACCAAGATCGAGTCCATTCACGAGGTGGTGGGCACAGGACGCACCTGCATCCTGGATGTCAACCCACAGGTAATCAGGCTTAGAACTTCAATggctttttaatttcaaaattaagGTTAAGAAAGGGTTAAAGAAAACAGTGGTGAGGGTCTGTGGTATATAAAGAAGacctgaaaagaaaagcatgaGACGTTGATTGGGGagttaaaacatattttaaaatccaaTCTCCTCACTGTCCGTAGTTTGTTGGCCATAGCTGTAATGTCACCTACTGTGTGTCTCCTCAGGCTCTGAAGGTACTGAAAACAGCGGAGTTCATGCCTTATGTGGTGTTTATTGCAGCGCCAGATTTTGATACTCTAAAGGCCATGCATAAAGCTGTGGTGGATGCAGGAATCACCACTAAGCAACTCACGGTAGGTTAACTCCCATGCAAATCATCCATACATTACACATATTGAGTCATTCCAAAAAAGAATATTAAGAGCtataaatgctttattttacattcacaCATCTATGTCCATAGCCCAGTGTGGTGGCAACCAAGACACATCCTAAGTGAACTTTAAAGTTAGCAGACTACTCCTTCATAAGTAAAGTCCTATTTGAAGTTTAAGTGAAACTAACAGAAGTATTAGTAAAATTAATAGCAAAATTAGCCTTGCCAATTTATAGCATCACTCTATATTATATCATTGAGTCCTTATTACTGATACATTAACGTGAATGTCCATGTTGTATTTGGTTGATGGGGCTCACTCTACATATTGTTAGGTATGAACCCACCATATTTGTAAGTAAGATGTTAATCTGGAGGACAGTTCTTTTCAATTGAATTATACTGGCATCAAAGTATGAAGTAGTATATAACTGACCAAGTAACTGGTACTTGAGGCgatgtactttgttactgtaccaCTATCATGTCCAGATATCCAACATGTCTGTTCCTTTTGCATCAAACTTAATCTCCTTAGACAAAGTAATGGATGATAGGCTacctgctgttttttgttgtgtttttcattctGGAGATACAAAATTCCTTCGTGAAAGTAACTTGAATCCAATACTTCACAATACAAACCCCCCTATATTTGACAACCTGGTCAGTGACTCCTCCGTTCCtcttaaagttttaaagtaaagtaaaataccTCGTGTCTATAGCTAGATAGTATGTTTACTCATCTGTCCTCGGTGTGTTGGCAGGATGTGGACCTGAGGAAGACAGTGGACGAGAGCGCCCGGATCCAGAGGACTTACAGCCACTACTTCGACCTGACCATCGTCAACGACAACCTGGACAAGGCCTTCGAGACGTTACAGGCCGCCGTGGACAAACTGTGCAGTGAACCCCAGTGGGTCCCGGTGAACTGGGTGTACTGAGGACCGGCTCCAGCGACCAGTCTGAGTGGGTCACACTGACCCACCAGCATGTCTGTGGCCACAAAGGCCAATGAAGATGAGAAGAGGGCAGAGATACTTGCAAAATAACAtcaataaagaagaaaaaaaaaaaaaatcatattgctttttttcctcttgggCCTGCACGTTGTGCAACTTTTTTTCTACTCAAAACTCAAAGGGAAAAAgtgcttatttattttctaactttttATGAAAGATCTTTCTATTCAATGTGGAATTCCATTgggaacaaacaaaacaaaaaaatctggtCACGTACTCTGGCCAGATTTTTGCATTAATTTATTGTTGTAGTTACACGTCCTATTTTATAGCTTTTTCCCTTgacttctttgtctttgtcatttcaTGGA
The genomic region above belongs to Etheostoma cragini isolate CJK2018 chromosome 14, CSU_Ecrag_1.0, whole genome shotgun sequence and contains:
- the mpp6b gene encoding MAGUK p55 subfamily member 6b isoform X3 — translated: MQQVLDNLGELPTSTGAKDIDLLFLRGIMESPTVRSLDKAHEQLEEVKLEAVQDNNVELVTEILGDINNLKMKDDSAAELSRILQEPHFQSLLEAHDMVASKCYEIPPPTETTNDAAVNSALMQADAVRMIGIRKKAGEPLGVTFRVEKDDLVIARILHGGMIDRQGLLHVGDIIKEVNGKDVGNNPTELQEMLKDCSGGITLKILPSYRDAPAPPQVYVRPYFDYNPANDNLIPCREAGMAFKKGDLLQIVNREDPNWWQACHVVAGATGLIPSQFLEEKRKAFVPRDFDGTGILCGTIAGKKKKKMMYLTAKNAEFDRHELQIYEEVAKVPAFQRKTLVLIGAQGVGRRSLKNRLMVLQPTRFGTTIPYTSRRPRDDELDGNSYHFTTRTEMEGEVKAGRFLEHGEYDGNLYGTKIESIHEVVGTGRTCILDVNPQALKVLKTAEFMPYVVFIAAPDFDTLKAMHKAVVDAGITTKQLTDVDLRKTVDESARIQRTYSHYFDLTIVNDNLDKAFETLQAAVDKLCSEPQWVPVNWVY
- the mpp6b gene encoding MAGUK p55 subfamily member 6b isoform X1; translated protein: MVTAMEDACPNGVREEEEVMPPGQPGVEGPTAVQSTQEADTSGAMQQVLDNLGELPTSTGAKDIDLLFLRGIMESPTVRSLDKAHEQLEEVKLEAVQDNNVELVTEILGDINNLKMKDDSAAELSRILQEPHFQSLLEAHDMVASKCYEIPPPTETTNDAAVNSALMQADAVRMIGIRKKAGEPLGVTFRVEKDDLVIARILHGGMIDRQGLLHVGDIIKEVNGKDVGNNPTELQEMLKDCSGGITLKILPSYRDAPAPPQVYVRPYFDYNPANDNLIPCREAGMAFKKGDLLQIVNREDPNWWQACHVVAGATGLIPSQFLEEKRKAFVPRDFDGTGILCGTIAGKKKKKMMYLTAKNAEFDRHELQIYEEVAKVPAFQRKTLVLIGAQGVGRRSLKNRLMVLQPTRFGTTIPYTSRRPRDDELDGNSYHFTTRTEMEGEVKAGRFLEHGEYDGNLYGTKIESIHEVVGTGRTCILDVNPQALKVLKTAEFMPYVVFIAAPDFDTLKAMHKAVVDAGITTKQLTDVDLRKTVDESARIQRTYSHYFDLTIVNDNLDKAFETLQAAVDKLCSEPQWVPVNWVY
- the mpp6b gene encoding MAGUK p55 subfamily member 6b isoform X5; protein product: MKDDSAAELSRILQEPHFQSLLEAHDMVASKCYEIPPPTETTNDAAVNSALMQADAVRMIGIRKKAGEPLGVTFRVEKDDLVIARILHGGMIDRQGLLHVGDIIKEVNGKDVGNNPTELQEMLKDCSGGITLKILPSYRDAPAPPQVYVRPYFDYNPANDNLIPCREAGMAFKKGDLLQIVNREDPNWWQACHVVAGATGLIPSQFLEEKRKAFVPRDFDGTGILCGTIAGKKKKKMMYLTAKNAEFDRHELQIYEEVAKVPAFQRKTLVLIGAQGVGRRSLKNRLMVLQPTRFGTTIPYTSRRPRDDELDGNSYHFTTRTEMEGEVKAGRFLEHGEYDGNLYGTKIESIHEVVGTGRTCILDVNPQALKVLKTAEFMPYVVFIAAPDFDTLKAMHKAVVDAGITTKQLTDVDLRKTVDESARIQRTYSHYFDLTIVNDNLDKAFETLQAAVDKLCSEPQWVPVNWVY
- the mpp6b gene encoding MAGUK p55 subfamily member 6b isoform X4, yielding MQQVLDNLGELPTSTGAKDIDLLFLRGIMESPTAHEQLEEVKLEAVQDNNVELVTEILGDINNLKMKDDSAAELSRILQEPHFQSLLEAHDMVASKCYEIPPPTETTNDAAVNSALMQADAVRMIGIRKKAGEPLGVTFRVEKDDLVIARILHGGMIDRQGLLHVGDIIKEVNGKDVGNNPTELQEMLKDCSGGITLKILPSYRDAPAPPQVYVRPYFDYNPANDNLIPCREAGMAFKKGDLLQIVNREDPNWWQACHVVAGATGLIPSQFLEEKRKAFVPRDFDGTGILCGTIAGKKKKKMMYLTAKNAEFDRHELQIYEEVAKVPAFQRKTLVLIGAQGVGRRSLKNRLMVLQPTRFGTTIPYTSRRPRDDELDGNSYHFTTRTEMEGEVKAGRFLEHGEYDGNLYGTKIESIHEVVGTGRTCILDVNPQALKVLKTAEFMPYVVFIAAPDFDTLKAMHKAVVDAGITTKQLTDVDLRKTVDESARIQRTYSHYFDLTIVNDNLDKAFETLQAAVDKLCSEPQWVPVNWVY
- the mpp6b gene encoding MAGUK p55 subfamily member 6b isoform X2, which translates into the protein MVTAMEDACPNGVREEEEVMPPGQPGVEGPTAVQSTQEADTSGAMQQVLDNLGELPTSTGAKDIDLLFLRGIMESPTAHEQLEEVKLEAVQDNNVELVTEILGDINNLKMKDDSAAELSRILQEPHFQSLLEAHDMVASKCYEIPPPTETTNDAAVNSALMQADAVRMIGIRKKAGEPLGVTFRVEKDDLVIARILHGGMIDRQGLLHVGDIIKEVNGKDVGNNPTELQEMLKDCSGGITLKILPSYRDAPAPPQVYVRPYFDYNPANDNLIPCREAGMAFKKGDLLQIVNREDPNWWQACHVVAGATGLIPSQFLEEKRKAFVPRDFDGTGILCGTIAGKKKKKMMYLTAKNAEFDRHELQIYEEVAKVPAFQRKTLVLIGAQGVGRRSLKNRLMVLQPTRFGTTIPYTSRRPRDDELDGNSYHFTTRTEMEGEVKAGRFLEHGEYDGNLYGTKIESIHEVVGTGRTCILDVNPQALKVLKTAEFMPYVVFIAAPDFDTLKAMHKAVVDAGITTKQLTDVDLRKTVDESARIQRTYSHYFDLTIVNDNLDKAFETLQAAVDKLCSEPQWVPVNWVY